A section of the Phaseolus vulgaris cultivar G19833 chromosome 8, P. vulgaris v2.0, whole genome shotgun sequence genome encodes:
- the LOC137826242 gene encoding polygalacturonase 1 beta-like protein 1 yields the protein MITRIFLLLLLSSLTVASVRDKNQNPFSPKAFLIRYWDNKITNKSPKPHFLLSKASPLTVAETATFAKLAANNTLSAHLPRFCSAARLLCHSKPLSLSAQRTSRDAKFAVYNNRNFSDYGTSRLGGLNSFKNYSDNQRENGPQNDFRQYSKASVNHSDDFITYGSFGNVINDTFRSYGGGATAGTSSYKNYAEPVNGFDDLEFASYSDDARKRTQSFIGYTENGNGGQQSFAGYGKRGNETENSFQNYGTSSNPTLTGFSSYGNDGVRVNDTFKNYANQGNNPTNTFESYGNGGDGAVDRFDTYRVESNGGSDSFQNYGKESNGGDVDFKGYDKSDNSNSDKFIGYGKGGEKQRFGFSGYRINSSFTEYAKQGAQTFASYKNESFSGTIVKNWVEEGKFFREFMLKEGTVMAMPDIRDKMPERSFLPRVILSKLPFTVSGVNRVFEVGAGSSLDKIVKDSVSECERVPSQGESKRCVGSMEDMVDFATGVLGSNVVVRTTENVKGSKGNVMVGWVNGINGGRVTESVSCHQSLFPYLLYYCHSVPKVRVYEADLLDPKSKAKINRGVAICHLDTSAWSPSHGAFLALGSGPGQIEVCHWIFENDMTWTIGD from the exons ATGATCACCCGCATCTTTCTCCTTCTCCTCCTTTCATCTCTCACT GTTGCCAGCGTCAGAGATAAAAACCAAAATCCTTTCTCCCCAAAGGCTTTCTTAATTCGTTACTGGGACAACAAAATCACCAACAAATCACCAAAGCCACATTTTCTTCTCTCCAAGGCCTCTCCACTCACCGTAGCGGAAACCGCCACCTTCGCCAAACTTGCCGCCAACAACACCCTCTCCGCGCACCTCCCACGCTTCTGCTCCGCCGCACGCTTACTCTGTCATTCCaaacctctctctctctccgcCCAACGCACCAGCAGAGACGCTAAATTTGCTGTCTACAACAACAGAAACTTCTCCGACTACGGAACGAGTCGACTCGGTGGACTCAACTCGTTCAAGAACTACTCCGACAACCAGCGCGAAAACGGCCCCCAAAATGACTTCCGCCAATACAGCAAAGCCTCCGTAAACCACAGCGACGATTTCATAACCTACGGCTCCTTCGGCAACGTCATCAACGACACATTCCGAAGCTATGGAGGCGGCGCCACCGCCGGCACCTCCAGTTACAAAAACTACGCCGAACCGGTCAACGGCTTTGACGACCTCGAATTCGCCTCCTACTCCGACGACGCCAGAAAAAGAACCCAATCCTTCATTGGATACACCGAGAACGGTAACGGCGGCCAACAATCGTTCGCCGGTTACGGGAAACGCGGCAATGAGACGGAAAACTCGTTCCAAAACTACGGCACAAGCTCCAACCCTACCCTAACCGGATTCTCGAGCTACGGCAACGACGGAGTTAGAGTGAACGACACGTTCAAGAACTACGCTAACCAAGGGAACAATCCAACGAACACGTTCGAGAGCTACGGTAACGGTGGAGACGGCGCCGTTGACAGGTTCGATACTTACAGGGTTGAGTCCAACGGTGGGAGTGACTCGTTTCAGAATTACGGAAAAGAATCTAACGGTGGTGACGTGGATTTCAAGGGGTATGATAAATCGGATAATAGTAACTCGGATAAGTTCATTGGGTATGGAAAGGGTGGTGAGAAACAGAGGTTTGGATTCTCTGGCTACCGAATCAACTCCTCTTTCACTGAGTATGCCAAACAGGGCGCTCAAACATTTGCGAGCTACAAAAACGAGAGTTTCAGTGGCACAATAGTAAAAAATTGGGTTGAGGAGGGTAAGTTTTTTCGGGAGTTTATGCTGAAAGAGGGAACGGTGATGGCTATGCCTGATATTAGAGATAAAATGCCTGAAAGGTCGTTTTTGCCCCGGGTAATTTTGTCTAAGTTACCGTTTACCGTTAGTGGGGTGAACCGGGTTTTTGAGGTTGGTGCCGGTTCAAGTTTGGATAAGATTGTGAAGGATTCAGTGAGCGAGTGCGAGAGAGTACCGAGCCAAGGTGAGAGCAAGAGGTGCGTGGGGTCCATGGAGGATATGGTGGACTTCGCCACAGGGGTGTTGGGTTCCAACGTTGTGGTTCGAACCACAGAGAACGTGAAGGGGTCGAAGGGGAATGTGATGGTGGGTTGGGTGAATGGGATTAACGGTGGGAGAGTTACTGAATCCGTTTCTTGTCACCAGAGTTTGTTTCCTTATTTGCTTTATTACTGCCATTCGGTTCCAAAGGTTCGGGTCTACGAAGCGGATCTGTTGGACCCGAAAAGCAAGGCCAAGATCAACCGTGGTGTTGCCATCTGTCACTTGGACACGTCAGCTTGGAGCCCATCTCACGGAGCTTTCTTGGCTCTCGGGTCGGGTCCGGGGCAAATTGAGGTGTGTCATTGGATCTTTGAGAATGACATGACTTGGACCATTGGTGATTAA